In a genomic window of Anoxybacter fermentans:
- a CDS encoding class I SAM-dependent methyltransferase: MKKQICNKLQFFLKGLEQRLKDNEDFFQEIIINFKSGAKIFPARLQYAGPEKLKYSFQGASKVISFTDLSQEVAKEAENFDELILTFVERGTRILVEADNKDVRIKYEDAAQKEPESSHYQTTAQVGNREYYIKVGQADELLKAIGIMTKDGKIKNDMIRKYNQIDHFVELIDGMLKELGDKDGPINILDCGCGKSYLTFVLNFYLKNILKKDCYFIGLDYSKGVIETSREIARKLGYRNMDFYQTDIKNFKPNRPIDLVISLHACDTATDEALALAIKSKAKAIVAVPCCHRELLDQYSFDLLVPIIKHGIFKTRLADLLTDGLRSLYLEAKGYKTSVVEYISPLETPKNLMIRAVKTREVNPKALKEYQRLKQFLKVNPAIERFTETVS, encoded by the coding sequence ATGAAAAAGCAAATCTGTAACAAGTTGCAATTTTTCTTAAAAGGTCTTGAACAGCGTTTAAAGGATAACGAAGATTTTTTTCAGGAAATTATAATTAATTTTAAATCGGGGGCTAAAATTTTTCCCGCACGTTTACAATATGCGGGGCCAGAAAAATTAAAGTACAGCTTTCAAGGTGCTTCAAAGGTTATTTCCTTTACCGATTTAAGTCAGGAGGTGGCAAAAGAAGCAGAAAACTTTGATGAATTAATCTTGACTTTTGTAGAACGGGGTACCAGAATTCTTGTTGAAGCAGATAACAAGGATGTTAGAATTAAATATGAAGATGCGGCACAGAAAGAACCCGAAAGTTCACATTATCAAACGACGGCCCAGGTTGGAAATAGGGAATATTACATAAAAGTAGGACAGGCAGATGAACTTTTAAAAGCCATCGGGATTATGACAAAAGACGGTAAGATCAAAAATGATATGATCCGCAAATATAATCAAATCGATCATTTTGTGGAACTGATCGATGGTATGCTGAAAGAGTTGGGGGATAAGGATGGTCCTATTAATATTCTCGACTGTGGATGTGGTAAATCCTATCTGACTTTTGTCTTAAACTTTTATTTGAAAAATATCCTGAAAAAAGACTGCTATTTTATAGGACTTGATTATTCAAAAGGAGTTATTGAAACTTCCAGGGAGATTGCCAGAAAATTGGGATACAGAAACATGGATTTTTATCAAACAGATATTAAAAATTTCAAACCCAACCGACCTATAGATCTGGTAATCAGTCTCCATGCCTGCGATACTGCTACTGATGAAGCGTTGGCCTTAGCTATTAAGTCTAAGGCAAAAGCAATAGTTGCCGTTCCGTGTTGTCATAGGGAACTTTTAGACCAATATTCTTTTGATCTTTTGGTACCCATTATTAAACACGGGATTTTTAAAACCAGACTTGCTGATCTTTTGACTGATGGATTAAGAAGTCTTTATTTGGAAGCTAAAGGTTATAAGACTTCAGTAGTTGAATATATTTCACCTCTTGAGACTCCGAAAAATTTAATGATTCGAGCTGTTAAAACCAGAGAAGTAAATCCAAAAGCTCTTAAAGAGTATCAGAGGTTGAAGCAGTTTTTAAAGGTCAATCCGGCTATAGAAAGATTTACAGAGACCGTCAGTTAG
- a CDS encoding DMT family transporter encodes MTNQMKAIVYLAFAVLAFSSMELVGKMVATQMIPLQVTFLRFAIGFFILVPFIILDIKRRKITLAITDLGWMVILGICNITFAMVLLQKAVTAIPASLAAIIISSNPIFTVIFASIILKEKITYRKITGLILGVLGLSLVTDIFSFSVSEVNGIGVLAAVGASFFFGLYTVLSKKVVKRLGTMITNGGAFFSGSLTLLFILLIKGEPILTGLNRTTIGPILFLGIVVSGLAYLAFLEGLNLIDASKGGIVFFFKPIIASIMAFIILNETIKVNMVVGTIFIILGSVIMVLEKAKPSQIQHKKVC; translated from the coding sequence ATGACCAATCAAATGAAAGCAATAGTTTATCTTGCTTTTGCTGTTCTGGCTTTTAGTTCTATGGAACTTGTAGGTAAAATGGTGGCAACTCAAATGATTCCCCTTCAGGTGACTTTTTTAAGATTTGCTATTGGATTTTTCATATTGGTTCCTTTTATCATTTTGGATATTAAAAGACGCAAAATAACCTTGGCTATAACTGATCTGGGATGGATGGTTATTTTAGGAATTTGTAATATCACTTTCGCAATGGTTCTGCTTCAAAAGGCAGTAACTGCCATTCCTGCATCTCTTGCGGCTATTATTATAAGTTCAAACCCAATATTTACAGTAATATTTGCGAGTATTATTTTAAAAGAAAAGATTACCTATCGAAAAATTACCGGACTTATTCTGGGGGTTTTGGGATTAAGTCTGGTTACTGATATATTTAGTTTTTCTGTTTCTGAGGTAAATGGTATTGGAGTTTTAGCTGCTGTTGGAGCATCATTTTTTTTCGGCTTATATACGGTTTTGAGCAAAAAGGTAGTAAAAAGATTAGGTACAATGATTACCAATGGGGGAGCATTTTTTAGCGGGAGTTTGACTTTACTTTTTATTCTCTTAATAAAAGGTGAACCTATTTTAACAGGTCTAAATCGAACTACGATAGGTCCTATACTATTTCTGGGTATTGTGGTAAGTGGCTTAGCTTATCTGGCTTTCTTAGAAGGATTAAATTTAATTGATGCCAGTAAGGGTGGGATAGTTTTTTTCTTTAAACCTATTATAGCTTCAATTATGGCTTTTATTATTTTAAATGAGACCATAAAAGTGAATATGGTAGTGGGTACGATTTTTATCATCCTTGGTTCTGTTATTATGGTGCTAGAGAAAGCAAAACCGTCACAAATCCAGCATAAGAAGGTCTGTTGA
- the brxL gene encoding BREX system Lon protease-like protein BrxL: MALIDHKVEEIFPGEFISKNLVSKFKKKLNIPVYILENLILRYQKGEMNEEEVERITQILQERMVNPKENLKVQARIRDEGSLTIIDKVTATVIRGQNKYWAELINLGAKKVTISNELIRKYPDLLENGLWAEVKIRYLNSDATKESEFEIKELTSLQRTTFDFEEFKEKVSKLANFLWFNLLLRSIGIEPFNFTKRKKLLFLARLIPFVEKNYNFIELGARGTGKSYIYRQLSSESILVSGGKTTVANLFYNMGTGQLGLVGKREVVAFDEVAYIDFKDRTAIQILKDYMESGSFSRGKEIISAEASMVFLGNINQDIQVLLQKSHLFEPLPQLMQDLALIDRFHFYLPGWEMEILKERDFTTHYGLKCDYLALAMSKLRELDFTDVIDDYFIFDKRMNARDKRAVKKTVSGFLKLLHPSGQFTKEDLKLYLDIALEGRKRIKEQLIKMGSFEYKETSFEYIDRESQRRYFPILPEACLDTGFKRRLAEPGVVYIGQILDDGHDFALLKLKVEYKPGSGRLFFNGEINQSIRNHLRKTFIIIKNRKLYLRLRQKIEQNDFYVTVTPLINQIEADISNAFFIAIYSLLTNKSVSAGLLVTEKSSIYRKPVFHYELRAIKAEGENGQIKILLPLKKDHIFVEIPREVIAEVPYFITV, from the coding sequence ATGGCGCTAATAGACCATAAAGTTGAAGAGATATTTCCAGGAGAATTTATTAGTAAGAATTTAGTTAGTAAATTTAAAAAAAAGCTGAATATACCGGTTTATATTTTGGAGAATCTAATCCTCAGGTATCAAAAAGGAGAAATGAATGAAGAAGAAGTGGAAAGGATTACTCAAATATTACAGGAGAGAATGGTTAATCCCAAAGAGAATTTAAAGGTACAAGCCAGGATTCGTGATGAAGGAAGCCTTACTATAATAGATAAAGTAACAGCTACGGTTATTAGAGGACAAAATAAATATTGGGCAGAGTTAATAAACCTGGGAGCTAAAAAGGTGACGATTTCCAATGAACTGATTAGAAAATATCCTGATCTATTGGAAAATGGTTTGTGGGCAGAAGTAAAGATAAGGTATCTCAATTCTGATGCTACAAAAGAGAGTGAATTTGAGATAAAAGAGTTAACTTCTCTTCAAAGAACAACTTTTGATTTTGAGGAATTTAAAGAAAAGGTTAGTAAGTTAGCAAATTTTTTGTGGTTTAATCTCCTATTGAGAAGCATAGGTATTGAACCATTTAATTTCACTAAAAGAAAAAAACTGTTGTTTTTGGCTCGATTAATTCCTTTTGTAGAAAAAAATTATAATTTTATAGAACTAGGAGCCAGAGGCACAGGAAAATCATATATATATCGTCAATTGTCCAGTGAATCTATTTTGGTTTCAGGTGGTAAAACAACAGTAGCAAATCTCTTTTACAATATGGGAACAGGACAACTTGGTTTAGTTGGAAAAAGGGAAGTTGTTGCTTTTGATGAAGTGGCCTATATTGACTTTAAAGATAGAACGGCAATTCAAATTTTAAAAGATTACATGGAATCAGGATCATTTAGTCGGGGAAAAGAAATAATTTCAGCAGAAGCCTCAATGGTTTTTTTAGGGAATATTAATCAAGATATACAAGTTTTATTGCAAAAAAGTCATTTATTTGAACCATTACCTCAATTAATGCAAGATCTGGCTTTAATTGATCGATTTCATTTTTATTTGCCAGGTTGGGAAATGGAAATACTGAAAGAAAGAGATTTTACAACCCACTATGGATTAAAGTGTGATTACTTGGCTTTAGCAATGAGTAAATTAAGAGAACTGGATTTTACAGATGTTATAGATGATTATTTTATCTTTGATAAAAGAATGAATGCTCGAGACAAGCGGGCGGTTAAGAAGACTGTCTCTGGATTTCTCAAATTATTGCATCCTTCTGGTCAGTTTACTAAAGAAGATTTAAAATTATATCTTGACATAGCCCTGGAAGGAAGAAAACGGATTAAAGAACAGTTAATTAAGATGGGTTCTTTTGAATATAAGGAAACATCATTTGAGTATATTGATCGTGAATCTCAAAGAAGATATTTTCCGATTTTACCTGAAGCTTGTTTGGATACAGGGTTTAAAAGAAGATTAGCTGAGCCGGGAGTTGTTTATATTGGGCAGATTTTGGATGATGGTCATGATTTTGCTTTATTGAAGTTAAAAGTTGAATATAAACCTGGTAGTGGTAGGTTATTCTTTAATGGAGAAATAAATCAGTCTATAAGAAATCATCTTAGAAAAACCTTTATAATTATTAAAAATAGAAAGTTATATTTAAGATTAAGGCAGAAAATAGAACAAAATGACTTTTATGTTACAGTAACTCCTCTTATAAATCAGATCGAGGCTGATATTAGTAATGCTTTCTTTATTGCTATATATTCTTTGTTAACTAATAAATCGGTTTCTGCCGGGTTATTGGTTACGGAAAAGAGTAGCATTTATCGAAAACCTGTCTTTCATTATGAGCTTAGGGCTATAAAAGCAGAAGGGGAGAATGGACAAATAAAAATTTTATTACCTTTAAAAAAAGATCATATTTTTGTAGAGATACCACGTGAAGTTATTGCTGAGGTTCCTTACTTTATCACAGTATAA
- a CDS encoding ISL3 family transposase — protein sequence MQYNNIIKFLDLPDIIATEIISTEDRYIFIAEAKKNHIVCPQCGNITNKIHDTKWQNIRDIPIRGKLVIIRLLKKRYRCPYCHKRGIPEKYESIDKYARKTKRFDKYLAKETVSKDYSKVARENGLSYTAVNNAVKKVVDPLIKQQVSKLSQLKAISIDEFAVLKRHKYGVSITDPINRELIDILPTRKKDDLIDYFNCWEDEQRRQIQSISMDMWRPFKAVANAAFTHAKIVIDKFHLVTLMNRALDEVRKQVQQTVNNHQRRKFFQSRLLLQKRAEELTDEEHEKLIKLFELSPALEKAWELKEEFRDLLQLDDVKEATRALKRWYKEVIKSKLMPFYQVKKIIQRWEEKILNYFKTKITNGFAEGINNKIKLIKRIGYGVPNVMNLRRRVFNAMLSY from the coding sequence ATGCAATATAATAATATCATAAAATTTCTTGATTTGCCAGACATTATTGCAACTGAAATTATTTCAACGGAGGACAGATATATTTTTATCGCTGAAGCAAAGAAAAATCACATTGTGTGTCCTCAGTGTGGTAATATCACTAATAAAATCCATGATACAAAATGGCAAAATATTAGAGACATCCCCATAAGAGGTAAACTAGTAATCATTAGACTTCTAAAGAAAAGATATCGTTGTCCTTATTGTCATAAGAGGGGTATCCCTGAAAAATATGAAAGTATTGATAAATATGCCCGTAAAACCAAACGCTTTGATAAATATCTTGCTAAAGAAACTGTCAGCAAGGATTATTCTAAAGTTGCTAGAGAAAACGGGTTAAGTTATACAGCTGTTAATAATGCAGTTAAAAAAGTAGTTGACCCTCTCATTAAACAACAAGTTTCAAAACTTAGTCAATTAAAAGCCATCAGTATCGATGAATTTGCAGTTTTAAAACGCCATAAATATGGAGTTAGCATTACAGATCCAATTAATCGGGAGTTAATTGACATTTTACCTACTCGCAAAAAGGATGATTTAATTGACTACTTTAATTGTTGGGAAGATGAACAAAGACGACAGATTCAATCGATCTCTATGGATATGTGGCGGCCGTTCAAAGCAGTAGCAAATGCAGCATTTACTCATGCAAAAATTGTTATAGATAAATTTCATCTTGTAACTTTAATGAACAGAGCCCTTGATGAAGTTAGAAAACAAGTTCAACAAACAGTAAATAATCATCAGAGAAGAAAGTTTTTTCAAAGTCGTTTATTACTCCAAAAACGAGCTGAAGAATTGACAGATGAAGAACATGAAAAGCTCATCAAATTATTTGAACTCAGTCCAGCTCTAGAAAAGGCCTGGGAATTAAAAGAGGAATTCAGAGACCTATTGCAGCTAGATGATGTGAAAGAAGCCACCAGAGCTCTAAAAAGGTGGTATAAAGAAGTAATAAAAAGCAAGCTGATGCCTTTTTACCAGGTAAAAAAGATAATACAAAGATGGGAAGAAAAAATACTAAATTATTTTAAGACTAAGATAACCAATGGCTTTGCTGAGGGTATCAATAACAAGATTAAATTGATCAAAAGGATTGGATATGGTGTTCCAAATGTTATGAATCTAAGGAGAAGAGTATTTAATGCAATGTTAAGTTATTAA
- a CDS encoding MFS transporter: MKNYIKLLSTNRSFLLIMLSDLLSNAGDILFTIALSWTVLERTKSILLTSILFILKYLSQSFCSIFSGLLADRFSRKKLLIISMLSQAFILFPFMILIRMDYTKYLCIIFPILFILYLFSTLAKHTQNVMIPDIVSKDDLVTANSVDIILNRVVGVGMLAVAGFLTSVLKITTIVFIDIITFLIPAGLLYFFLPDVKLNENLNITREDPCKNKWLQELKEGWQYICSDTFVFNFLFLLVFLNFPYSIMNIFPLAYVNKVLNGPASSYGIIKSVIFASTLLSMYVIGSNKIFSERSATFFSVGLLGSGFVMLFFSPIFSNTIVTASILFFIYNFFDTLTQPLFINLRGRIPSSVRGRVLGIFDAIVVFVIPVFTFVGGFIMDNLDIRKVAIIVSIFLLFFGVYSIKLKLIE, translated from the coding sequence ATGAAAAATTATATAAAATTACTTTCTACCAATAGAAGTTTTTTGCTGATAATGTTATCTGATTTATTATCAAATGCGGGAGATATTTTATTTACAATTGCCTTATCATGGACTGTTCTTGAAAGGACAAAATCCATTCTTTTAACCAGCATATTGTTTATTTTAAAATATCTATCCCAGTCTTTTTGTTCTATATTTTCAGGTCTTTTAGCAGATAGATTTTCAAGAAAAAAATTATTGATTATAAGTATGTTAAGTCAGGCATTTATACTCTTTCCCTTTATGATTTTAATTAGAATGGATTATACAAAATATTTATGTATAATTTTTCCTATTCTTTTTATTCTTTATCTCTTTTCAACATTAGCAAAGCATACACAGAATGTAATGATACCAGATATTGTATCTAAAGATGATCTGGTTACAGCAAATTCAGTTGATATAATTTTAAATAGAGTTGTAGGAGTAGGTATGTTGGCGGTGGCTGGTTTTTTGACTTCTGTATTAAAAATTACAACTATTGTATTTATTGATATTATAACTTTTTTGATACCTGCTGGATTGTTGTATTTCTTTTTGCCTGATGTTAAATTAAATGAAAATTTAAATATAACTAGAGAAGACCCTTGTAAAAATAAATGGCTGCAAGAATTAAAGGAAGGCTGGCAATATATATGTAGTGATACTTTTGTTTTTAATTTTTTATTTTTACTGGTATTTTTAAATTTCCCTTATTCTATTATGAATATATTTCCTCTGGCATATGTAAATAAAGTTTTAAATGGGCCTGCATCTTCTTATGGAATAATAAAATCAGTAATATTTGCATCTACCTTGTTAAGTATGTATGTAATAGGAAGTAATAAAATTTTTTCAGAAAGATCGGCTACTTTCTTTTCAGTAGGTCTTTTAGGTTCTGGTTTTGTAATGCTATTTTTTTCTCCCATTTTTTCAAATACAATAGTTACTGCATCAATATTGTTTTTCATTTATAATTTTTTTGATACATTAACTCAACCTCTCTTTATTAATTTGCGGGGACGAATTCCCAGTTCAGTTAGAGGAAGGGTATTGGGAATTTTTGATGCTATTGTAGTTTTTGTTATACCGGTTTTTACTTTTGTTGGTGGGTTTATTATGGATAATCTGGATATAAGAAAAGTAGCTATTATTGTTTCTATATTTTTATTGTTTTTTGGAGTGTATAGTATAAAATTAAAGTTAATAGAATAA
- a CDS encoding class I SAM-dependent methyltransferase — protein MYSQNEKILKFNAEQLEISRKKLWDKYLVDQFFDFINVKKGQKILDVGCGTGWMIRMIASHIGEGDFYGIDIDRNLLNVAGEISKENNLKITYDVQDAYNLEFSDDQFDLTVCQFVLGNTTNPQKVLREMIRVTKPGGLVVCIDAGLKERQYNWPNVPKEVYDIEIKTLKAINQAAEEKGYNKQLGMKLPELFIKEGLKNVDVFGKTNIHLDCAVNKDEIEKTIESREIMMERNKRRFQGLKERGVLTDEEYNLYFDYWEKTLESFKKNPGLLLKSPNMTLSVMVIARGQK, from the coding sequence GTGTATTCACAAAATGAAAAGATTTTAAAGTTTAATGCCGAGCAATTGGAAATATCGAGAAAAAAACTTTGGGATAAGTATTTGGTAGATCAGTTTTTTGATTTTATTAATGTGAAAAAAGGTCAGAAAATTTTGGATGTGGGTTGTGGAACCGGGTGGATGATTAGAATGATCGCCAGTCATATTGGGGAAGGGGATTTTTACGGTATTGACATAGATAGAAATTTGTTGAATGTAGCCGGGGAGATATCAAAAGAAAATAACCTTAAGATAACATATGATGTTCAAGATGCTTATAATCTGGAGTTTTCTGATGATCAATTTGATTTGACGGTTTGTCAGTTTGTTTTGGGCAACACCACAAATCCCCAAAAAGTATTGCGGGAAATGATTAGAGTAACAAAACCTGGAGGTTTAGTTGTATGTATTGATGCAGGGCTAAAGGAAAGACAATATAATTGGCCTAATGTTCCTAAAGAGGTTTATGATATTGAAATAAAAACACTTAAAGCAATTAATCAAGCTGCTGAAGAAAAAGGGTACAATAAACAGCTGGGGATGAAATTACCTGAGCTTTTTATCAAGGAAGGTTTAAAGAATGTAGACGTTTTTGGTAAAACCAACATTCATTTAGATTGTGCAGTTAATAAAGATGAGATAGAGAAAACTATTGAAAGCCGTGAAATTATGATGGAAAGAAATAAAAGACGTTTCCAGGGGCTTAAGGAAAGAGGAGTATTAACCGATGAAGAGTACAATTTGTATTTTGATTATTGGGAAAAAACTCTAGAGAGTTTTAAGAAAAATCCCGGGTTACTATTAAAGAGTCCTAATATGACTCTTTCTGTTATGGTTATTGCGAGAGGTCAAAAATAA
- a CDS encoding MFS transporter — protein sequence MDNYILFKNKNFRRLYYSKLISIFGNLMFKMIILYHVYEKTNSIKSVGMTFILIGLPNLLFGPIAGYLLDKYDKKVFLFLSEFINGLLIFFLIFITDKVLFFTIIFLNSVASIFYGPGINSYLLHIVDKDKLAEANAITSLTTRISSVLAPTITAILVILFNINIIFILNSISYFISAAIILTLPGAKHSDNFDLSLWTGLKEGFLYIRSSVLHKYIILTGFFVSAVIATNNTLIVMYSKKVYMNGIRAYGILTTCLSVGMLMGSILFTMKLKNRSDKFRLFVITLIIIAILMMIFPFITNLMIACIVRIVIGINLYIYFILVVIIIQSITKIKYIGRVNSLNQVVNNTSVICFVPIVILITDFFGYKLPFVVFGSLLLLVAVFLLFFNKLNTNAEFQNVS from the coding sequence ATGGATAATTACATTTTATTTAAAAATAAAAATTTTCGAAGATTATATTATTCTAAATTAATAAGTATTTTTGGAAATTTGATGTTTAAAATGATAATATTATATCATGTATATGAAAAAACAAATTCTATAAAGAGTGTAGGAATGACATTTATTTTAATTGGGTTGCCGAATTTGCTTTTTGGCCCAATTGCTGGATATTTGCTCGATAAATATGATAAAAAAGTATTTCTTTTTTTATCTGAGTTTATTAATGGATTGTTAATTTTCTTTCTAATATTTATAACAGACAAAGTTCTTTTTTTTACAATAATTTTCCTCAATTCGGTCGCCAGTATTTTTTATGGCCCAGGTATTAATTCTTATCTTTTACATATTGTAGATAAAGATAAATTAGCTGAAGCTAATGCAATTACTTCATTAACTACTAGAATTAGTTCGGTTTTGGCTCCAACCATTACTGCAATTTTAGTTATATTATTTAATATCAACATAATATTTATTTTAAATAGTATTTCTTATTTTATTTCAGCAGCGATTATCCTTACACTACCTGGTGCTAAACATTCCGATAACTTTGATTTGTCTTTATGGACTGGTTTAAAGGAAGGATTTTTATATATACGGTCAAGTGTGCTTCATAAATATATAATCCTTACAGGATTTTTTGTTAGTGCAGTGATAGCAACAAATAATACTTTAATTGTCATGTATAGTAAAAAGGTTTATATGAATGGGATTAGAGCATATGGAATTTTAACAACGTGTTTGTCTGTTGGTATGTTGATGGGTAGCATTCTTTTTACAATGAAATTAAAAAATAGAAGTGACAAATTTAGATTGTTTGTTATAACGTTAATTATTATAGCTATATTAATGATGATATTTCCGTTTATTACTAATTTAATGATAGCGTGTATAGTGAGAATTGTTATCGGAATTAATTTGTATATCTATTTTATTCTAGTAGTGATTATAATACAATCAATTACTAAAATAAAATATATTGGTAGAGTCAACTCTTTAAATCAAGTTGTTAATAATACTTCTGTTATATGTTTTGTTCCAATAGTTATATTGATTACTGATTTTTTTGGTTATAAATTACCATTTGTGGTTTTTGGAAGTTTGCTTTTATTGGTGGCTGTTTTCTTGCTCTTTTTTAATAAGCTAAATACTAATGCGGAGTTTCAAAATGTATCATGA
- a CDS encoding ribose-phosphate diphosphokinase, whose amino-acid sequence MVKKEIKIFAGSSGKKFAKRMCDYLGIDLGRSEVITFSDGNIFVRILETVRGKNIYLVQPIALRPNEEFVEILFWIDAFKRASARDVTVIIPYFGYAKGDKKDEPRVSIRARVCADAIEMVGADRTITMDLHSPQVQGFFRKPIDHLYALPSLCAYIKQIGLVDEDLVVVSPDAGFAKVAREYGLKLDVPVAIGDKIRRRHDENAEILDIIGDVNGKNALIVDDFSISGGTLVNLANGLVKRGAKRIIACLSHILLNDAGVKKIEDSPIELVVSTDSVENPYISNSKKIKIISVAPLFAEVVKRIESEESVSILFEDLPANLVKEVSTI is encoded by the coding sequence GTGGTAAAAAAAGAGATCAAAATTTTTGCTGGCAGCAGTGGTAAGAAGTTTGCAAAAAGAATGTGTGACTATCTTGGAATAGACCTGGGGCGTTCTGAAGTAATTACATTCTCTGATGGAAACATATTTGTCCGTATTCTTGAAACAGTACGCGGCAAAAATATATATTTGGTTCAACCCATTGCTTTAAGACCTAATGAGGAGTTTGTAGAAATATTGTTCTGGATAGATGCTTTCAAAAGGGCGAGTGCCAGGGATGTGACAGTAATAATCCCCTATTTTGGGTATGCGAAGGGAGATAAAAAGGATGAGCCGCGGGTTTCGATTCGCGCGAGAGTTTGTGCAGATGCAATTGAGATGGTAGGGGCTGACAGGACTATTACTATGGACTTACATAGCCCTCAGGTGCAGGGTTTTTTTAGAAAGCCGATAGATCACCTCTATGCTCTTCCGAGTTTGTGTGCATATATTAAGCAAATTGGTCTGGTAGATGAAGATTTAGTAGTTGTTTCTCCTGATGCAGGATTTGCTAAAGTGGCGCGTGAATATGGGTTGAAATTAGATGTTCCAGTTGCAATTGGTGATAAAATCAGGAGAAGACATGATGAAAATGCCGAAATACTTGATATTATTGGTGATGTTAACGGTAAAAATGCTTTAATTGTAGATGATTTTTCAATTTCTGGAGGAACTCTTGTAAATCTGGCTAATGGTCTTGTTAAAAGGGGAGCAAAACGGATTATAGCTTGTTTATCCCATATACTGTTAAATGACGCTGGAGTCAAAAAGATTGAAGATAGTCCTATTGAGCTGGTCGTTTCTACAGATTCTGTGGAAAATCCTTATATCTCTAATTCAAAAAAAATTAAAATTATATCGGTGGCACCATTATTTGCAGAGGTTGTTAAAAGAATTGAAAGTGAAGAGTCTGTTAGTATTTTGTTTGAGGACCTACCAGCAAATTTGGTAAAGGAAGTAAGTACAATTTAG
- a CDS encoding ABC transporter permease, with translation MKLVKFLKETWYITSIFLRTLRFYGLFTYVLSIFFPIAMLGFLKLLYGPFSVKKAYFIIAGNIVMSIVSICVTTLGQVITNMKRDNAIEFYAALPIINLSIIMGISLAYLIINFPSFIVVLFAGMIIFQVKIIPHIGLVLFIIATAWSLSGIGAIIGTYSKNIQAGTILSLVIGFSFYMLAPVYFSREAFPIYIRWITWFIPSTYSAEGVRATLFGYFTMREFFNLLVLILFGVVLNILVLRKFQFRKKGYLKR, from the coding sequence ATGAAATTAGTAAAATTTTTAAAAGAAACCTGGTATATAACAAGTATTTTCTTAAGAACTTTACGGTTTTATGGATTATTTACTTATGTATTATCTATTTTTTTTCCTATCGCTATGTTAGGATTTTTAAAATTATTATATGGGCCGTTTTCTGTAAAAAAAGCGTACTTCATTATTGCGGGAAATATTGTTATGTCTATAGTAAGCATTTGTGTAACCACTTTAGGTCAGGTAATTACAAATATGAAAAGAGATAATGCAATTGAATTTTACGCTGCACTACCTATCATAAACTTATCAATTATTATGGGAATATCTCTTGCTTATTTAATTATAAATTTTCCTAGTTTTATTGTAGTTTTATTTGCCGGGATGATCATTTTTCAGGTTAAAATAATTCCTCACATAGGTTTGGTACTGTTTATTATAGCTACAGCCTGGTCTTTAAGTGGAATTGGGGCGATTATAGGTACCTATTCTAAAAATATTCAAGCTGGAACAATCCTTTCGCTTGTTATTGGATTTAGTTTTTATATGTTAGCTCCGGTTTACTTTTCTAGAGAGGCCTTTCCTATTTATATTAGGTGGATAACATGGTTTATTCCTTCAACATATAGTGCAGAGGGGGTCAGAGCTACTCTTTTTGGATATTTTACAATGAGAGAATTTTTTAATTTATTGGTGTTGATTTTGTTTGGAGTAGTACTAAATATTTTAGTATTACGAAAATTTCAATTTAGAAAAAAGGGTTATTTGAAAAGGTAG